From Toxorhynchites rutilus septentrionalis strain SRP chromosome 2, ASM2978413v1, whole genome shotgun sequence, a single genomic window includes:
- the LOC129767491 gene encoding partner of Y14 and mago, which translates to MTTYAMDSQGKFIPATQRPDGTWRKPRRVRDGYVPQEEVPLYESKGKLFAQKPTLPPGLPPEMAQKAKEKREKEQRIKQQREAAEANRRSAHNPVPGLLILHDDKNQQRAKPVNSKPKKKAAELPDVLLEQKQKEEQKSTRQQSQEQKNSKIMQQQKRVEEITKEVDDFHLGASSSEDHVELSKKLRKLRKKIREIDAIEERLRSSEASRLDKDQIEKAKRKPEILKEIEELEKILPK; encoded by the exons ATGACCACCTACGCGATGGATAGTCAAG GTAAGTTCATTCCGGCTACACAGCGCCCAGATGGAACCTGGCGTAAACCAAGACGCGTTCGAGACGGCTATGTTCCACAGGAAGAGGTTCCCCTGTATGAAAGCAAGGGCAAACTTTTTGCGCAGAAGCCTACGCTACCGCCCGGATTGCCCCCAGAGATGGCCCAGAAGGCTAAGGAGAAGCGCGAAAAGGAGCAACGAATCAAACAGCAACGAGAGGCTGCAGAAGCTAACCGCCGCTCAGCGCACAATCCGGTTCCTGGGTTGCTCATATTGCATGATGACAAAAATCAGCAGAGAGCTAAGCCCGTTAACTCCAAACCCAAGAAGAAAGCCGCTGAACTGCCAGATGTATTGCTAGAGCAGAAGCAGAAGGAGGAACAAAAGTCTACCCGCCAACAG TCACAGGAACAAAAGAACAGCAAAATAATGCAACAGCAGAAACGTGTCGAAGAAATCACTAAGGAGGTTGATGATTTCCACCTCGGCGCTAGCTCGAGCGAAGATCATGTTGAGCTCAGTAAAAAGCTGCGCAAACTTCGCAAAAAGATTCGTGAGATTGACGCGATCGAAGAGCGATTACGGTCCAGCGAGGCGTCCCGTCTGGATAAGGATCAGATTGAGAAGGCTAAGCGGAAGCCAGAGATCCTGAAAGAAATCGAAGAGCTGGAAAAGATTCTACCGAAATGA
- the LOC129771267 gene encoding NF-kappa-B essential modulator-like isoform X2, with protein MSDDLCSFIVLGSSPTPSMEQYDYNNGSVWQVKGKESSSQNNSGDFSLLQVDGSPKSPDPASAPDIKSSGPVSIDRPSGPASNDNHLAASVIMGSVQTSLLQTFPSLMHSSMPVDEVKALQQLVTEHGQMKQSIQKANVAMRKNFSVIQEWQDDVKKKYCEQASTIDEQRASIENVEADNKKLAQAVACAENRANELEKEKKEEISSLQRQLEDVQKQAEAERTAAAVELNELKQMLSEKHSILQNLAKEIERLELEKQEFVVVKSNKPEDKANSIDFVTKEEHDRQIKALQRQLSIAVATNLEFKDMKQVYVDEINCIKANLSAAEGLLAKNRTEMHRMAKDIETKDVSLAENIRELKSLSEQVDVLTAQLDIYKNDFEAERTARAQLASEKDRALSDLKLLQKRNQQLIEEVQNGSAEEEAKRAANESLDKRESPASAATNSGGGPSAATSNDEQSYERHVLYCPLCNSGFKDLSTLQNHVEDCVGVE; from the exons ATGTCTGACGATTTGTGCTCCTTCATCGTGTTGGGATCTTCTCCGACCCCATCGATGGAACAATATGACTACAACAATGGTTCCGTCTGGCAGGTCAAAGGTAAAGAGTCGTCCAGCCAAAATAATTCAGGTGACTTCAGTCTACTGCAAGTGGATGGATCACCAAAGTCACCGGATCCGGCATCTGCGCCGGACATAAAGTCTTCGGGGCCTGTCAGTATTGATAGGCCGTCGGGACCTGCAAGCAATGATAATCACCTGGCAGCGAGTGTCATCATGGGCTCGGTACAAACTAGTTTGCTGCAGACGTTTCCCAGTTTGATGCACTCTTCGATGCCGGTGGATGAGGTGAAGGCGCTCCAGCAGCTTGTAACCGAGCATGGTCAAATGAAGCAAAGCATCCAGAAAGCGAACGTGGCCATGAGAAAAAACTTCTCCGTCATCCAAGAGTGGCAAGATGATGTCAAGAAGAAGTATTGCGAGCAAGCCAGCACCATCGACGAGCAAAGGGCATCAATTGAAAACGTCGAAGCTGACAATAAAAAACTCGCACAAGCCGTCGCCTGTGCCGAGAATCGGGCTAACGAACTGGAAAAGGAAAAGAAGGAGGAAATATCTTCGCTTCAAAGGCAGTTGGAAGATGTTCAGAAACAAGCCGAGGCAGAAAGAACGGCTGCTGCTGTCGAATTGAATGAACTCAAGCAAATGTTGTCGGAAAAACATTCCATTCTGCAGAATTTAGCCAAGGAAATTGAACGCTTGGAGCTGGAGAAGCAGGAGTTTGTAGTGGTGAAGTCAAACAAGCCGGAAGACAAAGCCAACTCAATCGATTTCGTCACCAAAGAGGAGCATGATCGTCAGATTAAGGCGTTGCAGCGTCAGCTGTCGATCGCAGTGGCTACGAATTTAGAGTTTAAGGATATG AAACAAGTGTATGTTGACGAGATAAACTGTATTAAggcgaatttatccgctgcGGAAGGGCTCCTGGCCAAAAATCGTACCGAGATGCATCGAATGGCGAAGGATATCGAAACGAAAGATGTTTCCCTAGCGGAGAATATTCGAGAGCTGAAGAGCCTCAGCGAGCAAGTTGATGTTTTAACAGCTCAATTGGACATCTATAAGAACGATTTCGAAGCAGAACGCACCGCTCGTGCCCAGTTGGCCAGCGAGAAAGATCGCGCGTTGAGTGATTTGAAACTGTTGCAGAAGCGCAACCAACAGCTTATCGAAGAGGTCCAAAATGG ATCTGCCGAAGAAGAAGCAAAACGCGCTGCAAACGAATCACTCGATAAACGTGAGTCACCGGCTAGCGCTGCCACTAACAGTGGAGGAGGTCCATCAGCAGCGACATCTAACGATGAACAAAGTTACGAGCGGCACGTATTATACTGTCCACTTTGCAACAGTGGATTCAAAGATTTATCCACACTGCAAAACCACGTGGAAGATTGCGTCGGTGTGGAGTAA
- the LOC129771267 gene encoding NF-kappa-B essential modulator-like isoform X1 → MSDDLCSFIVLGSSPTPSMEQYDYNNGSVWQVKGKESSSQNNSGDFSLLQVDGSPKSPDPASAPDIKSSGPVSIDRPSGPASNDNHLAASVIMGSVQTSLLQTFPSLMHSSMPVDEVKALQQLVTEHGQMKQSIQKANVAMRKNFSVIQEWQDDVKKKYCEQASTIDEQRASIENVEADNKKLAQAVACAENRANELEKEKKEEISSLQRQLEDVQKQAEAERTAAAVELNELKQMLSEKHSILQNLAKEIERLELEKQEFVVVKSNKPEDKANSIDFVTKEEHDRQIKALQRQLSIAVATNLEFKDMKQVYVDEINCIKANLSAAEGLLAKNRTEMHRMAKDIETKDVSLAENIRELKSLSEQVDVLTAQLDIYKNDFEAERTARAQLASEKDRALSDLKLLQKRNQQLIEEVQNGRSAEEEAKRAANESLDKRESPASAATNSGGGPSAATSNDEQSYERHVLYCPLCNSGFKDLSTLQNHVEDCVGVE, encoded by the exons ATGTCTGACGATTTGTGCTCCTTCATCGTGTTGGGATCTTCTCCGACCCCATCGATGGAACAATATGACTACAACAATGGTTCCGTCTGGCAGGTCAAAGGTAAAGAGTCGTCCAGCCAAAATAATTCAGGTGACTTCAGTCTACTGCAAGTGGATGGATCACCAAAGTCACCGGATCCGGCATCTGCGCCGGACATAAAGTCTTCGGGGCCTGTCAGTATTGATAGGCCGTCGGGACCTGCAAGCAATGATAATCACCTGGCAGCGAGTGTCATCATGGGCTCGGTACAAACTAGTTTGCTGCAGACGTTTCCCAGTTTGATGCACTCTTCGATGCCGGTGGATGAGGTGAAGGCGCTCCAGCAGCTTGTAACCGAGCATGGTCAAATGAAGCAAAGCATCCAGAAAGCGAACGTGGCCATGAGAAAAAACTTCTCCGTCATCCAAGAGTGGCAAGATGATGTCAAGAAGAAGTATTGCGAGCAAGCCAGCACCATCGACGAGCAAAGGGCATCAATTGAAAACGTCGAAGCTGACAATAAAAAACTCGCACAAGCCGTCGCCTGTGCCGAGAATCGGGCTAACGAACTGGAAAAGGAAAAGAAGGAGGAAATATCTTCGCTTCAAAGGCAGTTGGAAGATGTTCAGAAACAAGCCGAGGCAGAAAGAACGGCTGCTGCTGTCGAATTGAATGAACTCAAGCAAATGTTGTCGGAAAAACATTCCATTCTGCAGAATTTAGCCAAGGAAATTGAACGCTTGGAGCTGGAGAAGCAGGAGTTTGTAGTGGTGAAGTCAAACAAGCCGGAAGACAAAGCCAACTCAATCGATTTCGTCACCAAAGAGGAGCATGATCGTCAGATTAAGGCGTTGCAGCGTCAGCTGTCGATCGCAGTGGCTACGAATTTAGAGTTTAAGGATATG AAACAAGTGTATGTTGACGAGATAAACTGTATTAAggcgaatttatccgctgcGGAAGGGCTCCTGGCCAAAAATCGTACCGAGATGCATCGAATGGCGAAGGATATCGAAACGAAAGATGTTTCCCTAGCGGAGAATATTCGAGAGCTGAAGAGCCTCAGCGAGCAAGTTGATGTTTTAACAGCTCAATTGGACATCTATAAGAACGATTTCGAAGCAGAACGCACCGCTCGTGCCCAGTTGGCCAGCGAGAAAGATCGCGCGTTGAGTGATTTGAAACTGTTGCAGAAGCGCAACCAACAGCTTATCGAAGAGGTCCAAAATGG AAGATCTGCCGAAGAAGAAGCAAAACGCGCTGCAAACGAATCACTCGATAAACGTGAGTCACCGGCTAGCGCTGCCACTAACAGTGGAGGAGGTCCATCAGCAGCGACATCTAACGATGAACAAAGTTACGAGCGGCACGTATTATACTGTCCACTTTGCAACAGTGGATTCAAAGATTTATCCACACTGCAAAACCACGTGGAAGATTGCGTCGGTGTGGAGTAA